In Podospora pseudoanserina strain CBS 124.78 chromosome 5, whole genome shotgun sequence, a single window of DNA contains:
- a CDS encoding hypothetical protein (EggNog:ENOG503NUZI; COG:Q), giving the protein MSSDKETEVPFTQFACIGTGFSGIALGATIQRWYSISPSSIQFFDSQPCVGGTWSINQYPGAACDVPSALYSFSFERNPNWTRFLPPHDELRAYLTKVAEKYNLVPRMKFNTKVTKAEWIPSPTNPRWRLTILDLETNLTSHHECQFLFSGSGQFNSPRPLDVPGIDSFQGPVIHSARWDHSVSLHDKKVVVFGNGCTAAQIVPSILSSTAHLTQIVRSKHWIYPPVDAKVSPFAKKLLASMPGATLLQRFIVYHLAEADWAGFTLTPSAASFRSRRRKMAEKYMKTTAPEKYHPLLVPEFEIGCKRRVFDSGYLECLHSEKITLTNDKAVEILPHGVKMADGRVVEADVLVLANGFETNTPTTLLPVVGTGGHTLQEHWSETFPGPEAYNCTSLHGFPNFFLLWGPNTATGHTSAVMAIENGVNFALRVIKPCLEGRASVVDVTEQAEREFVERVQEALGKTVFTSETCNSWYTARDRETGRVWNGMTYPWSQARYWWDCMMIKKGDWVYSQVEYRQEEEARIVVHRFRRDSLGLAACLGWKEPEFSFSAGIGWVKVCCCCACSEDMGIGCDRTKGAELIVQTILFTHIAVCTILHINHDPPSVGHVSNHRYSCTYFTTSKALSQQPARP; this is encoded by the exons ATGTCTTCAGACAAAGAAACCGAAGTCCCCTTCACCCAGTTCGCCTGTATCGGCACAGGCTTCTCAGGCATAGCTCTCGGGGCTACCATCCAACGATGGTACAGCATCTCGCCCTCATCCATCCAATTCTTTGACTCGCAACCGTGTGTTGGTGGGACATGGTCCATCAACCAATACCCAGGCGCAGCCTGTGACGTCCCCTCAGCTCTCTACTCCTTCAGCTTTGAGCGCAACCCAAACTGGACCAgattcctccctccccacgaTGAACTCCGCGCCTATCTCACCAAAGTCGCCGAGAAATACAACCTCGTTCCGCGCATGAAGTTCAACACCAAAGTCACCAAAGCAGAATGGATCCCCTCCCCTACCAACCCCCGATGGCGGCTGACgatcctcgacctcgaaacCAACCTCACTTCCCACCACGAATGCCAGTTCTTGTTCTCCGGCTCAGGCCAATTCAACTCCCCCCGCCCCTTGGACGTCCCCGGAATCGACTCCTTCCAAGGTCCGGTAATCCACTCCGCCCGCTGGGACCACTCCGTCTCCCTCCACGACAAAAAAGTGGTAGTCTTTGGAAACGGCTGCACCGCCGCCCAAATcgtcccctccatcctctcctccaccgcccaccTCACCCAAATCGTCCGCTCCAAACACTGGATCTATCCCCCCGTCGACGCCAAAGTCTCCCCCTTTGCCAAAAAGCTTCTGGCAAGCATGCCCGGCGCCACGCTCCTCCAACGCTTCATAGTCTACCACCTCGCCGAGGCCGACTGGGCCGgcttcaccctcaccccctcggcagcctccttccGGTCCAGACGCAGGAAGATGGCGGAAAAGTACATGAAAACCACCGCTCCGGAGAAataccaccccctcctcgtccccgaGTTCGAAATCGGGTGCAAGAGACGCGTCTTTGACTCCGGCTACCTGGAATGTCTCCACTCGGAAAAGATAACCCTCACCAACGACAAGGCAGTCGAGATCTTACCTCACGGGGTGAAAATGGCTGATGgacgggtggtggaggcggatgTGCTGGTCTTGGCTAATGGCTTTGAGACGAACACACCCACGACACTCTTGCCGGTTGTCGGTACGGGGGGCCATACCCTCCAGGAGCATTGGAGTGAGACATTTCCTGGTCCGGAGGCGTACAATTGCACTTCGTTGCATGGGTTTCCCAACTTCTTTTTGCTGTGGGGGCCGAATACGGCTACGGGGCATACTTCGGCTGTGATGGCGATTGAGAACGGGGTTAACTTCGCGTTGAGGGTTATCAAGCCTtgtttggaggggagggcgtcGGTTGTTGATGTGACGGAGCAGGCAGAGAGGGAGTTTGTTGAGCGGGTTCAGGAGGCGTTGGGGAAGACGGTGTTTACGAGTGAGACTTGCAATAGTTGGTATACAGCTCGAGACagggagacggggagggtgtggaATGGGATGACGTATCCGTGGAGTCAGGCAAGGTATTGGTGGGATTGTATGATGATCAAGAAGGGGGACTGGGTTTATAGT CAAGTCGAGTATcgccaagaggaggaggcccgGATTGTGGTTCACCGCTTTCGCCGTGATAGCCTCGGGTTGGCTGCTTGCTTGGGTTGGAAAGAACCCGAATTCTCGTTTAGCGCTGGCATTGGCTGGGTCAaggtttgctgctgttgtgccTGTTCTGAGGACATGGGGATTGGGTGTGATCGGACGAAAGGGGCTGAACTGATCGTGCAAACCATATTATTTACGCACATAGCTGTATGTACAATATTACATATCAATCATGATCCACCGTCCGTCGGCCATGTATCGAATCACCGTTACTCATGTACATATTTTACAACCTCGAAGGCACTttctcaacaaccagctcGTCCTTGA
- a CDS encoding hypothetical protein (COG:Q; EggNog:ENOG503P171) codes for MASRRENKGFHLDSLARVVRYTALNEFLALPIAGAAHFLTLDSSVKYLTALFTHANRLGVKLNPRDLNLPKIARTALTLGLVGAAYSANEFLTKWTANNWTRNKPGEWKTLDKEIVLITGASSGIGEHTAKMLLAWHKGVKIVIVDFAPMSWEPSAADASRVFYFQADLSKPEVVRSVSKRIKKKVGHPTVLINNAGLARGFSVLEGSYADVEVTIKTNLQAPFLLIKEFVPHMAKTNHGHIVTICSMSAVVPTPGIVDYSATKAGVQALHEGLALELKHRHKADKVRLTNIIPNFIRTPLLSGVPRQSQFGAPLLHVETVAETIVRQIESGYGGVVYLPGIMRYITCLRALPEWVYTYLIRNGTVNLAVGFQGRQIIDENGGLRAVKVQKAEIAEKSDRSEAPEVPEKPEKSEAAERPEKAERPERPERAERSEAGERAERAERAERSERSERAERAERSGRSNRAERRARNERSEKSS; via the exons ATGGCTAGCCGTAGAGAAAACAAGGGCTTCcacctcgacagcctcgCCCGAGTCGTCCGGTACACTGCCCTTAACGAGTTTCTTGCCCTTCCCATTGCCGGCGCCGCCCACTTCCTCACGCTCGACTCCTCGGTCAAGTATCTGACCGCCCTCTTCACTCACGCCAACCGTCTCGGTGTCAAGCTCAACCCTCGCGACCTCAACCTTCCAAAGATCGCACGCACTGCCCTGAcccttggtcttgttggcgCCGCTTACTCTGCCAACGAGTTCCTCACAAAATGGACCGCCAACAACTGGACGCGCAACAAGCCCGGGGAGTGGAAGACCCTCGACAAGGAGATTGTTCTCATCACTGGGGCCAGTAGCGGCATTGGCGAGCACACAGCTAAGATGCTGCTGGCCTGGCACAAGGGTGTCAAGATTGTCATCGTTGACTTTGCTCCCATGTCCTGGGAGCCATCTGCCGCCGATGCCTCTCGGGTCTTTTACTTCCAAGCCGATCTCAGCAAACCTGAGGTTGTGCGCTCTGTTTCGAAGCGCATTAAGAAGAAGGTTGGCCATCCAACTGTCctgatcaacaacgccggTCTTGCCCGCGGGTTCAGCGTTTTGGAAGGATCCTACGCCGACGTCGAAGTCACCATCAAGACCAACCTTCAAGCTCCGTTCCTGCTCATCAAGGAGTTCGTCCCGCACATGGCCAAGACGAACCACGGTCATATCGTTACCATCTGCTCCATGAGCGCTGTTGTTCCCACGCCGGGCATCGTCGATTACTCTGCCACCAAGGCTGGCGTTCAAGCGTTACATGAGGGCCTGGCGCTAGAACTGAAGCATAGACACAAGGCCGACAAGGTCAGATTGACCAACATTATTCCCAACTTCATCCGTACACCATTGCTGTCAGGAGTGCCCCGTCAGTCGCAATTTGGAGCGCCATTGCTTCACGTTGAGACGGTGGCCGAGACTATTGTCAGACAGATTGAGAGCGGATATGGAGGTGTTGTGTATTTACCGGGAATCATGAGATACATCACTTGTTTG AGGGCGCTTCCTGAGTGGGTGTACACATATCTCATCCGAAATGGCACAGTCAACCTCGCGGTTGGATTCCAGGGGCGACAGATCATTGACGAGAACGGAGGCTTGAGGGCCGTCAAGGTTCAGAAGGCCGAAATCGCTGAGAAGTCTGACCGATCTGAAGCACCTGAGGTGCCCGAGAAGCCCGAGAAATCCGAGGCAGCTGAGAGACCTGAGAAGGCCGAAAGACCTGAACGCCCCGAAAGAGCCGAGAGGAGCGAGGCAGGCGAGAGAGCTGAGAGAGCTGAGAGGGCTGAGAGGTCTGAAAGGTCTGAGAGGGCTGAGAGGGCTGAGAGATCCGGCAGATCGAACAGAGCCgagagaagagcaagaaacGAGAGGTCTGAAAAATCAAGCTGA
- a CDS encoding hypothetical protein (EggNog:ENOG503P25V; COG:I; MEROPS:MER0036370), producing the protein MAPASSKPLTLSFLGKLSLLFKLLVVAPPTLLINNLRCHLLALLRGASLKYYTLCAFNKFGLRHLTPLQLQFMKPPTVAYYKSWVRKQSIAAIKRLSTSNDTPKPEDLVLSELKVDIESLHDGQSSLLWLGHRTKAKKVVLFFHGGGYAIPMLPGHINWCHRAYLLASPGDVAVAILQYTLVPHGKYPTQLKQAAAGLDHILKAGVKPENIIFGGDSAGGNLTCSLLSHLLHPHPDAVAVSLSRPIAGAFLVSPWVSTRTDTASYKKNNGIDMLSTTTVDSACGHLLPENLTDEDRAWVMPVDLPRERQEAWFKGLDKVVSEVYITAGEQEVFLDQSVQLADVFKKVNNKLDVKVELMKSEAHDWILLEGENQHDGDATKRMRSWVRGLWGFN; encoded by the exons ATG GCGCCCGCATCATCCAAACcgctcaccctctcctttCTAGGGAAACTTTCCCTTCTCTTCAAACTTCTCGTCGTTG CCCCTCCAACCCTCCTAATCAACAACCTCCGCTgccacctcctcgccctcctccgcgGCGCCTCCCTCAAATACTACACCCTCTGCGCCTTCAACAAATTCGGCCTCCgccacctcacccccctccaactccagTTTATGAAACCCCCCACCGTCGCCTATTACAAATCATGGGTTAGAAAGCAGtccatcgccgccatcaagcggctctccacctccaatgACACCCCCAAACCAGAGGACCTAGTGTTATCCGAGCTCAAAGTCGACATTGAATCCCTTCACGACGGGCAATCCTCGCTCCTCTGGCTAGGCCACCgcaccaaagccaaaaagGTCGTCCTTTTCTTCCACGGAGGGGGCTACGCCATCCCCATGTTACCAGGCCACATCAACTGGTGTCACCGCGCTtacctcctcgcctcccccggCGACGTCGCCGTGGCGATACTGCAGTACACCCTTGTCCCTCATGGTAAATATCCGACGCAGCTAAAGCAAGCCGCGGCAGGTTTGGATCATATCCTCAAAGCGGGGGTCAAGCCAGAAAATATCATCTTCGGTGGTGACTCCGCTGGTGGAAACCTGACTTGCTcactcctctcccacctgcTGCACCCCCACCCTGACGCGGTGGCCGTCTCCCTTTCTCGACCTATCGCCGGCGCGTTTTTGGTGTCGCCTTGGGTGTCGACTAGGACCGACACGGCTAGTTATAAAAAGAACAACGGGATTGACATGCTGtctaccaccaccgttgaCTCCGCCTGTGGGCATTTGCTACCCGAAAACTTGACAGACGAGGACAGGGCGTGGGTTATGCCTGTTGATCTACCGCgggagaggcaggaggcgTGGTTCAAGGGGTTGGACAAGGTTGTTTCGGAGGTGTACATCACGGCAGGGGAACAGGAGGTTTTCTTGGATCAAAGCGTGCAGTTGGCGGATGTGTTCAAGAAGGTGAACAACAAACTGGATGTCAAGGTTGAGCTGATGAAGAGTGAGGCGCATGATTGGATtctgctggagggggagaatcAGCATGATGGGGATGCGAccaagaggatgaggagttgggttagggggttgtgggggtttAACTAG